Proteins encoded within one genomic window of Polaribacter sp. NJDZ03:
- a CDS encoding tetratricopeptide repeat protein, giving the protein MKFVFIKKRFITCFFFLIVFVGFSQQTIVETNPLTDYNNAIKLFNDKAYAAAQISFIAINKTATTASNLKADAAYYDAMCAVRLKQPDADKKVLTFIEENPNSSKKNTAIFAVANYYFANKKAAYALKWYNKVDVSYLSKEDKKELNFKMGYSYVVSNNLPLAKDKFLPLINDAKYGNDSRYYYGYIAYKLEDYGVAESTFKEIADNETYRVEISYYLLDISFQAGKFERCITVGKQLINTFKKKDRSEISKIIGESYFNLEKYSEAIPYLKAYTGKKGKWNNTDFYQLGYAYYKQNDFENAISNFNKIIDEKNFVSQNAYYHLGECYLNLEKKTEALNAFKTASEMDFDRKIKEDAALNYAKLSYEAGNPFKSVAEVLQEYLKEYPKSVAYEEINDLVVSSFLHQQDFKGALEFLNKKKTEKNNSLISEVSLYRGIQLFNDQKLQEALPLFVAGKKATDVSIREKSKYWEAETLYQLESPEEALAKFTALKNELKSTGEDFKLIDYNIGYSNFTLKQYASAAISFENFLKKGSIEKDIKDDAYIRLGDSYFALRKYRNAINAYTTVVNTYGAEADYAQYQIGMSYGFIEDNQAKITALTNVVNKYQVSNLKDDALFQLANTYTIIKENNNAHNAYNRLIEKHPNSIFLPKALVRQGLLYYSENESKKALEKFKQTTSQFPNSPDAFEAVANARNIYIDNGNLNDYVNWISGLKFINVTDSDLDNTTFAVAEKKYFEAKEGNEIIAALSKYTLSFPEGIHKLKANYYLADILFKEKAFNKAIAYYQNVLEEGQNEYSEDSLAKLAQIFLERDEFENAIQILDRLELEAYTAENVLFAQSNLMKGYYETAAYGQAIEYAKKVLAKEKLNSQLENDAKIIIARASFKNEDFYTAEEYYTEVETKASGELKAEALFYNAFFKNQQEEYLDSNKTVQNLIANYSSYKYWAVKSYIIMGKNYYGLKDVYQATFVLENIIKNFTQFEDIVEEAKKELRKIKENEAKTNNSVTPIKEDNTIKNNKK; this is encoded by the coding sequence ATGAAGTTTGTTTTTATAAAAAAACGTTTTATTACATGTTTCTTTTTTCTTATTGTTTTTGTTGGTTTTAGTCAGCAAACAATTGTAGAAACGAATCCTTTAACAGATTACAATAATGCTATAAAATTATTTAACGATAAAGCTTATGCTGCTGCACAAATAAGTTTTATAGCGATAAACAAAACGGCAACTACAGCCTCTAACTTAAAAGCAGATGCTGCTTATTATGATGCCATGTGTGCTGTTCGATTAAAGCAGCCAGATGCAGATAAAAAAGTACTAACTTTTATTGAAGAAAACCCTAATAGTAGTAAAAAAAATACAGCAATATTTGCAGTTGCAAATTATTACTTTGCCAATAAAAAAGCAGCTTACGCACTTAAGTGGTACAATAAAGTAGACGTTAGTTATCTATCTAAAGAAGATAAAAAAGAACTCAATTTTAAAATGGGATACTCTTATGTAGTGAGCAACAATTTACCTTTGGCAAAAGATAAATTTCTACCTTTAATTAATGACGCCAAATACGGAAATGATTCTAGATATTATTATGGCTACATTGCTTATAAATTAGAAGATTATGGTGTTGCAGAATCTACATTTAAAGAAATTGCAGACAACGAAACCTATCGTGTAGAAATTTCTTACTATTTATTAGACATTAGTTTTCAAGCAGGTAAATTTGAACGTTGTATTACCGTTGGTAAACAACTAATTAATACTTTTAAGAAAAAAGATAGATCGGAGATTTCTAAAATAATTGGTGAGAGTTATTTTAATTTAGAAAAATACAGCGAAGCAATTCCGTATTTAAAAGCATATACTGGTAAAAAAGGAAAATGGAATAACACCGATTTTTATCAATTAGGATATGCCTATTACAAACAAAACGATTTTGAAAATGCGATTAGTAATTTTAATAAAATTATTGATGAAAAAAACTTTGTTTCTCAAAATGCCTATTATCATTTAGGTGAATGTTATCTTAATTTAGAAAAAAAGACAGAGGCTTTAAATGCGTTTAAAACGGCTTCTGAAATGGATTTTGACAGAAAAATTAAAGAAGATGCTGCTTTAAATTATGCTAAATTAAGTTACGAAGCAGGTAACCCTTTTAAAAGTGTTGCAGAAGTTTTACAAGAGTATTTAAAAGAATACCCAAAATCTGTAGCTTATGAAGAAATTAACGACTTAGTAGTTTCTTCTTTTTTACATCAACAAGACTTTAAAGGAGCTTTAGAGTTTTTAAATAAAAAGAAAACTGAGAAAAATAATTCATTAATTTCTGAAGTTTCTCTGTATAGAGGTATTCAATTATTTAATGATCAAAAATTACAAGAAGCATTGCCTTTATTTGTAGCAGGTAAAAAAGCAACAGACGTATCTATTAGAGAAAAATCTAAATATTGGGAAGCAGAAACCTTATATCAATTAGAAAGCCCAGAAGAAGCTCTTGCTAAATTTACCGCTTTAAAAAATGAGTTAAAATCAACAGGAGAAGATTTTAAACTAATTGACTACAATATAGGGTACAGTAATTTTACATTAAAACAATATGCTAGTGCTGCCATTTCTTTCGAAAATTTCTTAAAAAAAGGTTCTATAGAAAAAGATATTAAAGACGATGCCTACATTCGTTTGGGAGATAGTTACTTTGCACTAAGAAAATATAGAAATGCCATTAATGCTTATACTACCGTTGTTAATACCTATGGTGCAGAAGCAGATTATGCGCAGTATCAAATTGGTATGAGTTATGGTTTTATAGAAGACAACCAAGCAAAAATTACAGCGCTTACCAATGTGGTAAATAAATACCAAGTTTCAAATTTAAAAGACGATGCCTTATTTCAACTAGCAAATACATACACCATCATAAAAGAGAATAACAATGCACATAATGCCTACAATAGGTTAATAGAAAAACACCCAAATAGTATTTTTCTACCAAAGGCATTAGTCCGTCAGGGATTGTTGTATTATAGTGAAAATGAGAGTAAAAAAGCATTGGAAAAATTTAAACAAACAACCAGTCAGTTCCCAAATTCTCCAGATGCTTTTGAAGCAGTTGCAAATGCTAGAAATATTTATATTGATAATGGCAATTTAAACGATTATGTAAATTGGATATCTGGCTTAAAATTTATCAATGTTACAGATTCAGATTTAGATAATACCACCTTTGCTGTGGCTGAAAAGAAATATTTTGAAGCTAAAGAAGGAAATGAAATTATTGCCGCACTTTCTAAATATACGCTTTCTTTTCCTGAAGGAATTCATAAGCTAAAGGCTAATTATTACTTGGCAGATATCTTATTTAAAGAAAAAGCATTTAACAAGGCCATTGCCTATTATCAAAATGTTTTAGAAGAAGGACAAAATGAATATAGTGAAGATTCTCTTGCTAAATTAGCACAAATATTTCTTGAAAGAGATGAGTTTGAAAATGCCATACAAATTTTAGACAGATTAGAGTTAGAGGCCTATACTGCAGAAAATGTTTTATTTGCCCAAAGTAATCTAATGAAAGGCTATTATGAAACAGCAGCTTACGGGCAGGCTATAGAATATGCGAAAAAAGTTCTTGCAAAAGAGAAGTTAAATAGCCAACTAGAAAACGATGCTAAAATAATAATTGCACGCGCTTCTTTTAAAAACGAAGATTTCTACACTGCAGAAGAATATTATACAGAAGTAGAAACTAAAGCTTCTGGAGAATTAAAAGCAGAAGCATTATTTTATAATGCTTTCTTTAAAAATCAGCAAGAAGAATACCTAGACTCTAATAAAACGGTTCAGAATTTAATTGCCAATTACTCTTCTTATAAATATTGGGCTGTAAAAAGTTATATTATAATGGGTAAAAATTATTATGGTTTAAAAGATGTATATCAAGCTACTTTTGTTTTAGAAAACATTATTAAAAACTTTACTCAATTTGAAGATATTGTTGAAGAGGCTAAAAAAGAGCTCAGAAAAATAAAAGAAAACGAAGCCAAAACTAATAACTCTGTAACTCCTATTAAAGAGGATAATACTATTAAAAATAATAAAAAATAA
- a CDS encoding cell division ATP-binding protein FtsE, with protein sequence MEKPVLFLENADIYQRENLVLSNVNLSIQKGEFYYLIGKTGSGKSSLMKTLYGDLKLQKGAGSIVDFDLKEIKEKEIPFLRRKIGIVFQDFKLLSDRTIFGNLEFVLKATGWKDKVKIEEKINEVLDKVGMKSQAYKKTYELSGGEQQRVAIARALLNDPELILADEPTGNLDPKTSLEVMELLNEIHKSGKTILMATHDYQLIVKFKQKTLKCEGGELFEVAQKATI encoded by the coding sequence ATGGAAAAACCAGTCTTATTTTTAGAGAACGCAGATATTTATCAAAGAGAAAATTTGGTACTTTCTAACGTGAATTTATCAATACAAAAAGGAGAGTTTTATTATTTAATTGGTAAAACAGGAAGCGGGAAAAGTAGTTTAATGAAAACCCTATATGGCGATTTAAAACTACAAAAAGGCGCCGGTAGTATTGTAGACTTCGATTTAAAAGAAATAAAAGAAAAAGAAATTCCTTTTTTAAGACGAAAAATAGGAATTGTTTTTCAAGATTTTAAATTGTTAAGTGATAGAACTATTTTTGGTAACCTAGAGTTTGTTTTAAAAGCTACAGGTTGGAAAGATAAAGTTAAGATTGAAGAAAAAATTAACGAGGTTTTAGATAAAGTAGGGATGAAATCTCAAGCTTATAAGAAAACCTACGAGCTTTCTGGAGGAGAACAACAAAGAGTTGCTATTGCAAGAGCGTTATTAAATGATCCAGAATTAATTTTAGCAGATGAGCCAACAGGTAATTTAGATCCAAAAACTTCTTTAGAAGTGATGGAACTTTTAAATGAAATTCATAAAAGTGGAAAAACCATATTAATGGCAACTCATGATTATCAGTTAATTGTAAAATTTAAGCAAAAAACCTTAAAATGTGAAGGAGGAGAGTTGTTTGAAGTAGCTCAGAAAGCCACAATCTAA
- a CDS encoding glycosyltransferase produces the protein MLSVLIPTYNYNTFFLVKEMHQQLILEDIPFEIICLDDGSKSPLNIQNNDINKLSFSSFKSLEKNIGRSAIRNLLAKKAMYNWLLFLDADVVPAKSNFIKKYLNCFKKDRTVFCGGLLYEDKKENFRLLRYKYGKKHEEISLEKRLENPEKFFFTSNFLIQKSVFDSVTFEEKLTEYGREDLLFSLALIKKGYKIEHISNEVYHLGLDKNDLFVSKTKKAMENLVFIDKQTLIDTKEMPLLELVRKIAILRMTRVVGVFYLLFEKLAIKKSSVFFLNCMKVSYLCHLKLKHE, from the coding sequence ATGCTATCTGTTCTTATACCGACATATAATTACAATACTTTTTTTTTGGTGAAAGAAATGCATCAACAATTAATTTTAGAAGACATACCGTTTGAAATTATTTGTTTAGATGATGGATCTAAGTCACCTTTAAATATACAAAATAACGACATAAATAAACTTTCTTTCTCTAGTTTTAAAAGCCTAGAAAAGAATATAGGTAGAAGTGCCATTAGAAATTTATTAGCAAAAAAAGCAATGTATAATTGGCTATTGTTTTTAGATGCCGATGTTGTTCCTGCAAAATCTAACTTTATAAAAAAATATTTAAATTGTTTCAAAAAAGATAGAACTGTTTTTTGTGGAGGCTTGTTATATGAAGATAAAAAAGAAAATTTTAGATTATTACGTTATAAATATGGGAAAAAACATGAAGAAATTTCTTTAGAAAAACGGTTAGAAAACCCAGAAAAGTTTTTTTTTACCTCAAATTTTTTAATTCAAAAATCAGTTTTTGATTCTGTAACTTTCGAAGAAAAATTAACAGAGTACGGTAGAGAAGATTTGTTGTTTTCTTTAGCGTTGATAAAAAAAGGATATAAAATTGAACATATAAGTAATGAGGTGTATCATTTGGGTTTAGATAAAAATGATTTGTTTGTTTCTAAAACAAAAAAAGCGATGGAAAACCTTGTCTTTATTGATAAACAAACTTTAATTGATACAAAAGAAATGCCTTTATTAGAGCTGGTAAGAAAAATAGCAATCCTAAGAATGACGAGAGTAGTTGGTGTATTTTATCTTTTGTTTGAAAAATTAGCCATTAAAAAATCTTCCGTTTTTTTCTTAAATTGTATGAAAGTAAGCTACCTGTGTCATTTAAAATTGAAACATGAATAG
- a CDS encoding 2OG-Fe(II) oxygenase, protein MNRTEIARLICIKLITNKEVLKIQFLKSKNTIGYFFIDDLLPKELATEIYNKFPTTKEAVRKKNLREFKFTAYQMDNYNTLLEEVIYAFQDKSVVDLVAEICQLEEVYSDKNLYAGGLSLMEKDNFLNPHLDNSHDKDRNRWRVLNLLYYVTPNWMADNGGNLEIWPQGLQKAATTIESKFNRLVVMTTHQNSWHSVSKVEKDAVRCGVSNYYFSNKPILVSDTFHVTTFRGRSSEKIKDVFLIIDNNLRASVRKFFKKGIRENPHQYKK, encoded by the coding sequence ATGAATAGAACTGAAATAGCCCGTTTAATTTGCATTAAATTAATTACAAATAAAGAAGTTTTAAAAATTCAGTTTTTAAAATCTAAAAATACTATTGGTTATTTTTTTATAGATGATTTGTTGCCTAAAGAGCTAGCGACAGAAATTTACAATAAATTTCCTACAACCAAGGAAGCTGTTAGAAAAAAGAATTTAAGAGAGTTTAAATTTACAGCCTACCAAATGGATAATTACAATACTCTTTTAGAGGAAGTTATTTATGCATTTCAAGACAAAAGTGTGGTAGATTTAGTTGCCGAAATTTGTCAATTAGAAGAAGTCTATAGTGATAAAAACTTATATGCTGGCGGACTTTCTTTAATGGAAAAAGACAATTTTTTAAATCCGCACTTAGATAATTCTCATGATAAAGATAGAAATAGATGGCGCGTTTTAAACCTTTTGTATTATGTTACACCTAATTGGATGGCAGACAACGGAGGTAATTTAGAGATTTGGCCACAAGGATTACAAAAAGCAGCAACTACTATAGAAAGTAAATTTAATAGATTGGTTGTTATGACAACGCATCAAAATTCTTGGCACTCTGTAAGTAAAGTAGAAAAGGACGCTGTTAGATGCGGTGTTTCTAATTATTATTTTTCTAACAAACCTATTTTAGTTTCAGATACTTTTCATGTAACAACATTTAGAGGAAGATCTTCAGAAAAAATAAAAGATGTTTTCTTAATAATAGACAATAATTTACGCGCTAGTGTACGTAAGTTCTTTAAAAAAGGCATTAGAGAAAACCCGCATCAATACAAAAAATAA
- a CDS encoding glycosyltransferase has product MKKIIVSVTNDLSTDQRVDKVCCTLQKNGFEIILIGRKLKNSIPLNRSYTTKRIRLICNKGFLFYAEYNLRLFFVLLFSKKDILLSNDLDTLLPNYLVSVLQRKKIVYDSHELFPEIPELVHKPFVKKCWSHLEAWILPKLKNTYTVCRSIANFYNKKYNTHFKTIINLPTAKKIPFGKFPFNYKGEKIILYQGAVNIGRGLELMIDTIPFLDHTILVIIGDGDISDELKQKVNENNLTDKIHFLGKISPEKLHTLTPLANLGISVEEDLGLNYRFALPNKIFDYIQAEVPILVSDLPEMKQIAIDYKVGEVVKSRNPEELAAQIKKLLEKDFSTELKKTKEELVWEKQEEKLLSIFNNLK; this is encoded by the coding sequence TTGAAAAAAATAATCGTTTCTGTAACTAATGATTTATCTACAGACCAACGTGTAGATAAAGTTTGTTGTACGTTGCAAAAAAATGGATTCGAAATTATTTTAATCGGTAGAAAATTAAAAAACAGTATTCCTTTAAACAGATCTTACACAACCAAAAGAATTCGTTTAATATGTAATAAAGGTTTTTTGTTTTATGCGGAATATAATTTGCGCTTATTTTTTGTATTACTTTTTTCTAAGAAAGACATTCTACTGTCTAACGATTTAGATACATTACTACCAAACTATTTGGTTAGTGTGTTACAAAGAAAAAAGATAGTGTATGATAGCCACGAGTTGTTTCCTGAAATCCCAGAATTGGTGCATAAACCTTTTGTTAAAAAATGTTGGTCTCATTTAGAAGCTTGGATACTTCCAAAACTAAAAAACACATACACGGTTTGTAGAAGTATTGCTAATTTTTATAATAAAAAATACAATACTCACTTTAAAACAATCATAAATTTACCTACTGCAAAAAAGATACCATTTGGTAAATTTCCGTTTAATTATAAAGGCGAAAAAATTATACTATACCAAGGTGCGGTTAATATAGGTAGAGGTTTAGAACTGATGATTGATACCATTCCGTTTTTAGACCATACTATTTTAGTTATTATTGGTGATGGTGATATTTCTGATGAACTAAAACAGAAAGTAAATGAAAATAATTTAACTGATAAAATTCATTTTTTAGGTAAAATTTCTCCGGAAAAACTACATACATTAACTCCTTTAGCTAATTTAGGTATTAGTGTAGAAGAAGATTTAGGCCTTAATTATAGGTTTGCTTTACCCAATAAAATATTTGATTATATACAAGCCGAAGTCCCTATTTTAGTTTCGGATTTACCAGAAATGAAGCAAATTGCAATAGATTATAAAGTAGGTGAAGTTGTTAAAAGTAGAAACCCAGAAGAACTTGCTGCACAAATTAAAAAGTTACTAGAAAAAGATTTCTCTACAGAATTAAAGAAAACTAAAGAAGAATTGGTTTGGGAAAAGCAAGAAGAAAAACTATTATCAATCTTTAATAATTTAAAATAG
- a CDS encoding NAD(P)-dependent oxidoreductase, with protein sequence MKFGIIKERKNPPDRRVVFSPEKLQEFKEKYPEASIKVESSDIRVFSDAAYKAAGLEVTENVSDCDVLFGVKEVPINALINNKKYFFFSHTIKKQPYNRELLLAILEKNIELYDHETIVKENGLRLIGFGRYAGIVGAYNGFRAIGLTNETFNLPKAATLDSQKELIDELKKIKLPNIKILLTGNGKVAYGAKEMLDAMSIKEVSVDEYVSNSFDEPVYCLADVLDYNKRKDGQTLDNFDFYDYPEKYESDFMRFAKVSDFFIAGHFYGNGAPYLFTREDAKAKEFNIKFVADISCDVDGPVASTLKSSTIADPIYGYNAQTETEVDYKEKDAIVVMAVDNLPCELPKDASEGFGEMFLENVIPAFFNNDKDGILQRAKMTENGKLTERFSYLQDYVDGVE encoded by the coding sequence ATGAAGTTTGGCATTATCAAAGAACGTAAAAATCCACCAGATAGAAGAGTTGTTTTTTCACCAGAAAAGCTACAAGAGTTTAAAGAAAAGTATCCAGAAGCCTCGATTAAGGTGGAGTCTTCAGATATAAGAGTATTCTCGGATGCAGCTTATAAAGCAGCAGGATTAGAAGTTACTGAAAATGTGTCAGATTGCGATGTTTTGTTTGGCGTAAAAGAAGTGCCAATTAATGCATTAATCAATAATAAAAAATACTTTTTCTTTAGTCATACCATTAAGAAACAGCCTTATAATAGAGAGTTGTTATTGGCTATTTTAGAAAAAAATATAGAATTATACGATCATGAAACCATCGTAAAAGAAAACGGACTGCGTTTAATTGGTTTCGGTCGTTATGCGGGTATTGTAGGTGCTTACAATGGTTTTAGAGCCATTGGTTTAACAAACGAAACGTTTAACTTACCAAAAGCAGCAACTTTAGATAGCCAAAAAGAATTAATTGACGAACTAAAAAAAATAAAGTTACCAAACATAAAAATTCTTTTAACAGGAAACGGAAAAGTTGCTTACGGAGCAAAAGAAATGTTAGATGCTATGAGCATTAAAGAGGTTTCTGTAGATGAATATGTAAGTAACTCGTTTGATGAACCTGTGTATTGTTTGGCAGATGTGTTAGATTATAACAAACGGAAAGACGGACAAACACTAGATAATTTCGATTTTTACGATTACCCAGAAAAGTATGAATCTGATTTTATGCGTTTTGCAAAAGTGTCCGATTTCTTTATTGCCGGTCATTTTTACGGAAACGGAGCACCATATTTATTTACACGAGAAGATGCAAAAGCAAAAGAGTTTAATATAAAATTTGTGGCAGATATTTCTTGCGATGTAGATGGACCAGTGGCATCAACCTTAAAATCATCAACGATAGCAGATCCTATTTATGGATATAATGCACAGACAGAAACAGAAGTAGATTATAAAGAAAAAGATGCCATTGTTGTAATGGCTGTAGATAATTTACCTTGTGAGTTGCCAAAAGATGCAAGTGAAGGGTTTGGAGAAATGTTTTTAGAAAATGTAATTCCTGCTTTTTTCAATAATGATAAGGATGGTATTTTACAACGTGCAAAAATGACAGAAAACGGCAAGCTTACAGAACGTTTTTCTTATTTACAAGATTATGTGGATGGTGTTGAATAG
- a CDS encoding DUF3820 family protein, whose protein sequence is MLQDRQFLIDLAKMKMPFGKYQGRYLINLPEHYIVWYKNKGLPAGKLGKQMELVYELQLNGLEDIIRKIQQDFT, encoded by the coding sequence ATGTTACAAGACAGACAATTTCTTATCGATTTAGCAAAAATGAAAATGCCTTTTGGAAAATACCAAGGCCGGTATTTAATTAATTTACCAGAACATTATATTGTTTGGTATAAAAACAAAGGGCTTCCTGCAGGTAAATTAGGGAAGCAAATGGAGTTGGTATATGAACTTCAACTAAACGGATTAGAAGATATTATTAGAAAAATTCAACAAGATTTTACTTAA